Within Bradymonas sediminis, the genomic segment AATTGCGCGACCGTCAATTTGCCGTCCACGCGCGAAAACAAGAAGTATTGCTCTGCGGTGGGCGACAACGAGATGATGTCGACATTGGGCTTGGGGATGGGGGCTGCGTTTTCGTCAATCAACTGCTTCAATCCCAGTCAAGGCTCGCGCGAGAAACGATATTGTCTAGCCAGGCTTTCGTGCACCCAACGCTTAAGCAAATTATGGCCTAAGATGCACGATATAGATATCAGCGCTTAATATATAACAGCCGCTTGCTCTTCACAAAGGAGCGACAAGCGGCTGAAGCTCACTTTCGACCAATAACACGGTCAATCATGAGTTTGCAAACACTTCCAGCGCTTTTCCAAGGCGTTTTAATGCTTCTTTAACATCGTCCTCGCTGACGATCATCGGCGGCACGAACCGAAGGGTATTGCCACCCGCGGTGTTAATCAAAAGACCCTGCTTGAGACACTCGCCGACGATGGCCGGGGCGGCGTCTCCGCAGATCGCGCCCATCATCAATCCACGGCCGCGCACGCTTTGGATAACATCGTAGCGCTCGGCCAGGGCCTCAAGCCCTTCGCGCAGCTGCTCGCCGCGCGCGGCCGCGTTGGCCATCAGCTCCTCTTCGTCGAGCACTTCGAGCACGGTCAGCGCCGCGCGCGCTGCGAGCGGGTTACCGCCGAAGGTCGTGCCGTGGCTGCCCTTGACGAAGGCCTGGAAGATCTCCTCGGTCGACAGCATCGCCCCGATGGGCACGCCGCCGCCGAGCCCCTTGGCCAGGGTCACGATATCGGGGCGCACGTCGGCGGCCTCATGGGCGAAGAATTTGCCGGTACGCCCGACCCCGGTTTGAATCTCGTCGAAGATCAGCAGCGCGCCGTTATCATCGCAGAGCTTGCGAAGTCCGCGCAGAAACTCGGCATCGGCCGGGTTCACGCCGCCCTCGCCCTGGATGGGCTCGATCAGCACGGCGGCGGTGTTGGGGCCGACCTTGGAGGCGACGTCCTCGAGGTTATTATATTCGGCGTAGTCGAAGCCTGGGAGCATGGGCTCAAAGCCGGCGTGGTATTTGGGCTGACCGGTCGCCGCCAGCGCGCCCATCGTGCGGCCGTGGAATGATTTGAGCATCGAGACGATGCCATACTTTTCGGGCTTCCCGACGACCACATTCTGATAGCGCCGGGCGAGCTTAATGGCCGACTCGACGGCCTCGGTGCCGGAGTTGCACAGAAAGACCCGGTCGGCAAAAGAGCGCGCGCACAGCGTGTCGACCAGCTCAATTTGCTCGGCGCTATAATAGAGGTTTGACACGTGCATCAGCCGCTCGACCTGGTCGCGCAGCGCGGCGGTGAGTCGTGGATGATTATACCCCAGCGAGGTCACCGCGATGCCGGCGACAAAGTCGAGATATTTATTGCCGTCGCGGTCATATATCCAGACGCCTTCGCCATGATCGAGGATCATGCGCGCGGGCGAGAAAGTAGAGGATCCATGCCGGTCACCGGCTTCAAGTAACTCTTGGGTCGTACGTGTCATGAGCGACTTACCTTGAAGAAAATCTGAACGAATACGAGCGCCTCTTCGGGCACTCATCGGGTCGAATTAGAGATAATTTTGAGACGAATCAGCTCAGAGAATATAGCGGCTTAGGTCTTCGTTTTCGAGAATGCCTTCGAGCTTTTCGCGCACATAATCTGCTGTAATTTGCACGTTCATATCCTCCATGTCTGGGGCCTCGAATGCAAGCTCCTCAAACACCTGTTCCATGATTGTGTGCAGACGTCGAGCGCCAATATTCTCAAGATTATTATTCACCCGAAACGCCATCTCGGCGATCGTGTCGATCGCCTCATCGTCGAACCCGATCTCGAGCCCCTCGGGCTTAAGCAGCGCGGTATATTGGCGCGTCAGGCTATTCTGCGGCTCGGTGAGGATGCGGCGGAAGTCCTGCTGGGTCAGGCTGGTGAGCTCGACGCGGATGGGGAAGCGCCCCTGCAGCTCCGGGATGAGGTCGGAGGGCTTGGAGACGTGGAAGGCGCCGGCGGCGATAAAGAGGATATGGTCGGTCTTCACGATCCCGTGCTTGGTGCTCACCGAGGAGCCCTCGACGATCGGCAGAAGATCGCGCTGGACCCCCTCGCGCGAGACATCCGGGCCGCTGGAGGACTCGCGCCCGGCGATCTTATCGAGCTCATCCAGAAAGATGATGCCGCCCTGGGTGGTGCGCTCAAGCGCCTCGGAGATCACGTGGTCCATGTCGATCAGGCGCGAGGACTCCTCGTTGATCAACAGGCGCATCGCCTCGCCGACCTTGACGCGTTTTTGCTTGCGCCGCTCGGGGAAGATATTGCCGAGCACCCCGCCCAGGTTCATCTGCTCCATGCCGGGCTGTTTGGAGAACATATCCGCCATCGGGTTATGGGTCTCGGCGACGTCGACCTCGACATATTCCTGGTCCAGCTCCCCGTCGCGCAGCCTGCGCCGAAGCAGCTCGCGCTCATCGAGCGGCCCCTCGTCGCTCTGCATCACCCCGTCGACCCCGGCGATAAAGGTCTTGCGGTCCTCGTCGCGCTCGTCGAGCGGGCGGCGCGGGGCGGCGCGGCCTTTGAGCTGCTCCAGGATGCGGTCCTCGGCGGCCTCGCGCGCCCGCAGTTCCACCTTCGCCTCGGCCTCGGCCTTGACCAGGTTAATCCCCAGGTCGAGCAGGTCGCGCACCATCGACTCGACGTCGCGCCCGACATAGCCGACCTCGGTGAATTTGGAGGCCTCCACCTTCAAAAAAGGCGCGCGCGCCAGGCGCGCCAGGCGCCGCGCGATCTCGGTCTTACCGACGCCGGTCGGCCCGATCATGATGATATTTTTGGGCATGATCTCGTCGCGCAACTCATCGCCGACCTGCTGGCGGCGCCACCGGTTGCGCAGGGCGACCGCCACCGCGCGTTTGGCGGCGCGTTGCCCGACGATAAAGCGGTCGAGCTCAGCGACAATTTCTCGAGGGGTAAGGTCTTGCTCTCGGTCAAATTCCATCGGATTTCTACTCGATCAACGGAAATTAGGACTTATCAGAATTCAACTCTTCGACGCTCAGGTGCGTATTGGTGAAGACGCAGATCTCGGCGGCCACCTGCATGGCGGCCTCGGCGATCTCGCGGGCGCTCATCTCGGTGTGGCGCACCAGCGCGCGCGCTGCCGACAGCGCGTAGGTGCCGCCGCTGCCGATGGCGATAACGCCTTCTTCGGGCTCGATCACATCGCCCGCCCCGCTGATCATCAGCGTGGTCTCACGGTCGGCCGCGATCAACAGGGCCTCCAATTGGCGCAGCATCTTGTCGGTGCGCCAGTCCTTGGCCAGCTCCACCGCCGCCCGGGTGAGGTTGCCATTATAGCTCTGGAGCTTGGCGTCCAACTTCTCGTAGAGGGTCATCGCGTCGGCGGTCGATCCGGCGAACCCGCACAGCACATTGCCACTATGAAGCCGGCGCAGCTTACACGCGCTCCCCTTCATAATGATCTTCTCGCCCATGGTGACCTGCCCGTCCCCGGCGAGCACCACGCTCGAGCCGCGACGAACACAGATAATTGTGGTGGCATCAAACATCGCTTTCCTAAGCATTAGATTTTAGATTCGGCGCGGCGGCCAAAGCCAGGCCGGGCCGGGCCGATATGCGCCCATGCGACGCAGCATTCTTGCCCGAAGGCACACCGGCGAAAGCTAGACACGACGGGCGAAAAGGCGAGCCATCGGCGGCGGAAATTTTCAGGCATCCTCGCGGCCCTCCAACCCGCGAATCCAGCGCCTCACTGCTCCTCCGCTCCCGCGCGCTTCGCCAGCGGATGCGCCTGGTCGTAGACCTCCATCAGGCGGTCAACCGACACATGGGTATAGCGCTGGGTGGTGGCGAGGTTGGCGTGGCCGAGCAACTCCTGGATGGCGCGCAGATCGGCGCCCGAGTCGAGCAGATGCGTCGCATAGGAATGGCGCAGCCCGTGCGGCGTGATGCTCGTGTCGAGCCCCGCGCGCACCAGATAATCCTTAAAGAGCCGGCGCAGGCTCCGACTGCTCAGTCGACCGCCCCGATAATTCAAAAACAGCGCCCCCGGCGGCGTCTCACCCGACACCAACTCCATGCGCCGGCTCAGGTAGGTCTTGAGCGCGCGCGCAGCCTTTCGCCCCAGCGGAATCTCGCGCTCCTTATCGCCCTTACCGATGGTGCGCACCCACTTCTGCTCAAAGTCGATGTCTTTAATATCCAGCCCGACCAGCTCCGAGGCGCGCAGCCCGCAGCCATACCCGAGCTCCCAGGCGGCCATATCGCGCACCCCGAGCGCGTTATCCGGCGCGTGGCTGTCAAGCAGATGAAAGATCTCGTCGACGTTTAGATAGTTGCGCAGCGGCGTGGAGACCTTCGGGCCGGTCAGCAGGGAGGCGAGGTTTTCGTGGGTATAATCTTTTTTGGCCAGAAAGGACCAAAAGGAGCGCAACGCGGAGATCTTGCGCGCGATCGAACTCGCCTCATTCTCCTCGAAGCGCCCGGCGACGAAGCCGCGCAGGTGGCGCAGCTCCAGCGCCTTGATGTCCGGGTCTTCGGCCCCGTGGGCCTCTTCGAGGTATTGGGCAAATTGGGCCAGATCGCTCGAATACGCCCGCAGCGTCTCGGGGCTCGCGCCGCGCTCGGCCTGCAGATAACTCAAAAACTCGTCGATTCGCTCAGCCAGCATAAGTGGTGTCTCGGCGGAATGAACTGATTTCAGCGCGGGGCGGCGAAACTACGCGCGCTCGACCCGATAGACACCCTTGAGCTTCTCGATATTTCGCATCGCCCGCCTAAGCTGCTCGGCGTTGCTGACCATGACCTCGAAGGTGTTGACCGCGCGCTTCTCGTCGGTGGTGACGCAGTGGGCCTGCTTGATATTGACGCCGGCGGCCTGGAAGGACTGCCCCATATTCGCCAGAAGCCCGGGCTTGTCGGTGCAATAGACCCGGATTTTGACCGGACGACGCGCCTTGGAGTGCTCGCTGGCGGCCTGAGAATCCCAGCTCACGTCGATAAGACGCTCGGGCTCCAGGTGGGCCATCCTCGGGCAGCTTCGCTGGTGCACCGACAGGCCGCGCCCGCGGGTGACAAAGCCGACGATATCGTCGCCGGGCACCGGGGAGCAGCATTTGGCGTAATTGACCAGAATATCGTCGATCCCATTGAGCGTGACCCCGGGGCTCTGCGGGGTCGCGCGGGTGGTGATCTTCTCCCAGATCTGGCCGATCTTGGAGTCCTTCTTCTTGGGCGTCTCCTCCTCGACCTCTTCGGTGGGGAACAGCTTCTCGACCACATGCTCGGGCTGGGCTTTGCCGTAGCCGATGTCGGCGAGCATCTCGTCGATGGAGGCAAATTTGCTCTTCTCGGCGACCTCTTCCAGGGTGCCATTTCGCTCGACGGCGGCGAAGTTCGTGCCGAATTTTTTGAGCTGCCGGTTGAGCAACTCACGGCCCAACTCGCGGCTGCGCTCGCGCTGCTCTTCGCGCACCGATTTGCGGATCTTGGTCTGCGCGCGCCCCGTCTTGACGAACTCGAGCCAATCCTTGTTGGGCTTCTGATTTTTGTTGGTGATGACCTCGACGATGTCGCCGTTTTTAAGCTCGTGGCGCAGCGGCACCATCTGCCCGTTGACCTTGGCCCCGGCGCAGTGATGGCCGACCTCGGAGTGAATCGCGTAGGCGAAGTCCACGCAGGTCGCGCCGCTGGGGAATTCCATGACGTCGCCGCCCGGGGTGAACACGAATACCTCGTCGTGGAACAGGTCGATCTTGACCTGCTCCAAAAACTCGCGCGGGTCCTCCAGGTCCTGGTGCTCCTCCATCAGACGATGGAGCCAGGCAAATTTCTGGTCGTCCTTATCCGGGACCGCCTTCCCCTCTTTATAGAGCCAATGCGCCGCGATACCTTCCTCGGCGATTTTATGCATATGCTCGGTGCGGATCTGCACCTCAATGCGCTCCTGATACGGGCCGATGACCGAGGTATGCAGCGACTGGTACCCGTTGGGTTTGGGGATGGCGATATAGTCTTTGAAGCGCCCGGGAATCGGCTTCCAGAGGTTATGCACCAGGCCGAGCGCCTCGTAGCATTTTGCCTTATCCTGGATGATCGTGCGGAACCCCAGCACATCAAAAACCTGCTCAAATTCAATCTGTTGCTGGCGCATCTTCAAAAAGATACTCCAGAAGTTCTTCGGGCGGCCGTCGATCTTTGCGACGATGCCATTCTCGCGGAACAGCTCGTCGAGGATATGAATAACCTCACGAATGAAGTTCTCGCGCTCGCGTTTTTTCGACGCCACCTTCTCGGCGATCTCATAATAAGATTCGGGGTAAAGATAGCGAAAAGACAGGTCCTGCAGCTCGGTCTTGAGCCAATGGATGCCGAGGCGATGGGCCAGCGGCGCGTAGATATCCATCGTCTCCTGGGCGATGCGCTCCTGCTTCTCGGCCGGCATATATTTGAGGGTGCGCATATTATGCAGGCGGTCGGCCAGCTTCAGCAGGATGACCCGCAAGTCGCGCGACATCGCGATGATCATCTTGCGGATATTCTCCGCCTGATGCTCCTCACGCGTGTTGAACTCAAATTTCGACAGCTTCGTGACCCCGTCGACCAAGAAGGCGACGTCGTCGCCGAACATCTCGGTCAACTCTTCGACCGTGGTCTCGCTATCCTCGACCGTGTCGTGCAAAAGCCCGGCGACCAGACTGGAGACGTCCAGGCGCAGCTCGGCGATGAGGTCCATCACCTCCAGCGGGTGCGACATATAGGGCTCGCCAGATTTGCGCGTCTGCCCCTCGTGCATATCGGAGGCGAAGCGAAACGCCCGGCGCAACATATCGATATCGGCGTCGGGTAGATAACGCCGAATTTTCTTAATAATGGTATTAAGTCGCGTCTCAAGCTGCATATTGTGCCCATGCTTCATATATCTACCCTAACCGCCCGATGAAAAATCACGCCCGCCACCGCACTACCTACGAATAACAACCCAAGCCCCCCCGATATTCAAACCCCGCGGTGCGCTTTCAAACACGCAAATTCCGCATGCCCAACGGCATCTCGACGCCGAAACTCAATTTCGTGGAGATTTTGGCCATGAAGAAACCACCGCCTGTGGAACAATAACGGACAACGATATATCGGGCAACAAAATGATTTTTTTAGCAGAGACGAAAATCGTGCGCGCCCGGGGGGGTGGGCGCGCGCCGGTGTTTGCCCCGGCGTCAATGATCTAGCGCATCGCGCCAGCGCGCCAGGATAGCCCCTCACGCGTGCTGCGCAGCGCGGCTAGAGCGCAACTCAAGTTGACCTTATCCGCCCGCTCACGTACATATTCGGGGGCGAAGCACGTCAATTTATCGAATCAGCTAATGAGCGAGGTTAAGGCTATGAATGGTACATCAATTGTCCTGGCAACCGATCTTTCCGACGCAAGTGTTGAGGCTGCGCGCTGGGCGCAAGAGGCCAGCGAGCGCCTTAATCTGCCGGTAACGGTCATTTATGTCGTGTCGATCAGCGTGGCGAACTGGGCCACCGGCGCCTACGACGTCCTTGAGACCCCCGCCATTATGGAAGATTCGCGCGCGAAAGTCTCGGATTGGTACGCCGAGGCGACGGGCAAAGCGCCGGCAGAGTCGCGCGTCCTGGTCGGCCATATCCCGGTGCAGATTCGCCAGGAGACCGAGAAAATCGACGCCGCGATGCTCGTGCTCGCGACCTCGGCCAAGACGCGCTGGAAGCAATTCTTCCTCGGCTCGACCGCTCAGTCGCTGGCGCATGTCCCGCCCTGCCCGGTCATCCTGGTGCGCCCCGAAGAAGAGATGGGCTCGACCACGGTCAAAGAGATCGCGGTCGGCATCGACTTCTCGAGCAACTCGATCGACGCCCTCGCCCACAGCGCCGCCCACGCGCGCGCCGCCGGCGCCAAGATCCATCTGGTCCACGCCGGCAAATCGCCCAAGTTCATGCTCGGCCTTGAGCACCTGCCCGAAGAGGTGATCCAGACCGACTACCAAAAGTGGGCCACCGAGCAGATGAATGACTTCATCGGCGCGCACGCAGACAAGCTCGAAGGCATCGAGATCGAGACCCATATCCTGGAGGATTACCCCTCCCACGGCCTGCTCGAGTTCACCGAGTCCAACGAAGTCGATATGCTCGTGGTCGGGCGCACCGGACACTCCAGCCTGATCAGCGACACCGTCGGTGACGTGCTCCTTAAAGTGTTGCAGTCGGTCCCGACCACGACCTGCATCGTGCCGGCCGAACCGGCCGAATAGCACCGAGTTTCGGCGTCACGGCGGCCTCGCCGTGACGCCTGAGCACCCCACATATTTTGCCAGCGAGTTGTACGGAAAATGCAGAACGATATGCCCGACGCGGCCCAAAAGGCCGAGGAGCTTTCTCGGCTCATCCATAAGAGCAAATCTGGCAAAAAGTGGCGCTGGATCATCGGCGGCATCGTCCTGGCGGCGATTGCCGCCGCTGTCTTTTTGAAGCTCACCGCCGAACCCGAGCCGCGCGCCTGGGTCACCGAGCCGATCAAGCGCGGCGACCTGCAGCTCACCGCCACGGCCACCGGCGACCTCAAGCCCAAACGCACCGTGACCATCGGCGCGGAGACCTCCGGGCAGATCCTATCGGTCGAAGTCAAAGCAAATGACACGGTCAGCAAAGGCCAGGTCCTGCTGCGCTTTGACACCGAGGCCCTCGACAATAAATTGCTCCAGGCCAACGCCGCGCTGGCCTCGGCTCGCGCGAACGTGCGCGGCGCCCAGGCGAGTTTGGAGGCCGCGACCCTCGAGCACGAGCGCACCGCGACGCTGGCCGAAAAAGACATGGCCTCGCGCAGCGCGCTGGACCAGCGGCGCGCCGAGAAATTGCGCGCCCTGGCCACCCTTGAGGCCAACCGCGCCAGCGTCGCCCGCGCCCAGGCCGAAGTCGCCGCTGCCAAGACCCAATTGAGCAAGGCCACCATCACCTCGCCCATCGACGGCGTCGTGATGACCCAGAACGTCGAGGGCGGAAACACCGTCGCCTCGACCCTGCAAACCCCCGAATTATTTGTGCTGGCCGAAGATCTCAGCCAGATGGAGCTGCATATCGAGGTCGACGAGGCCGACATCGGCCTGGTCGAGCCGGGCCAACCCGCCACCTTCAACGTCGACGCCTGGCCGGGGCGCGCGTTCGAGGCCGAGGTGAGCACCGTGTCGCTGTCGCCGACGGTGGAGCAAAATGTGGTCACCTATACCGTCGAATTGTCGGTCGATAACTCCGAGCGCCTGCTGCGCCCGGGCATGACCGCGACCGCCACGATCACCACCGGCACCAACGAAAATGTGCTGCTCGCCCCCAACGCTGCGCTGCGCTTCTCGCCGCCATCCGAAGACGGCGCCGAGAAGTCGGGCGGCTTCAGCCTGAGCCGGCGCCGTCCGAGCCCGCGCGCGGCCAAGGCCGCCAAATCGCTGTGGGTCCTGCGCGACGGCGAACCCACCGAGGTCCCGGTCAATATCGGCCCCTCCGACGGACGCTTCACCGAGGTCACGCCCACCGAGGGCGCCCAACTCGAGGATGGCGCCCCCATTATTTTGCGCGAGCAGAAGAATAAAAAAGGCGCGCCAACGCCGGGCTCAAAAAAGCCGTCGCAAGCCTCTAAAACGAGCGATTCGGAGGATCCAAAGAAACCCACACGCCCCACAAAGAAGACCGCCGAAGGCGACGAAAATGGCGCGCAGGACCGGGGCCCCAAATGACCTCACCCAGCGTGCGCGACCCCTCACAGGCGATGCTCAGCCTGGAGAGCATCTATAAAATTTACGGCAGCGGCAACACCCAGGTCAACGCCCTGGATGATGTCAGTCTGCGGGTGTATCCCGGCGAATTCATTGCGATTATTGGGCCCAGCGGCTCCGGAAAATCGACCTTTATGAATATGCTCGGCTGCCTCGATGTGCCGACCGCGGGGAGCTATAAATTCTGGGGCACCGATATCGGCGGGCTCGACGCCGACCAACTCGCGATGCTTCGGCGCCACTATATTGGCTTCGTCTTCCAGAGCTTTAATCTGCTGGGGCGCACCAGGGCGGTCGAGAATGTGGAGCTTCCGCTGATCTATAAGGGCGTCGGGCGGCGCAAACGCCGGGCGCTCGCGATGCGCGCACTTGCCGAGGTCGGGTTGGCCGAGCGCGCCGCGCACACGCCGGCGGAGCTCTCCGGCGGCCAGCAACAACGCGTGGCCATCGCCCGCGCGCTGGTGACCGAACCCTCGCTGCTGCTGGCCGACGAGCCCACCGGCAACCTCGACACCACGACCACCGTCGAGATTATGGAGCTCTTGCGCCGGCTTAACCGCGAGGAGAACCGCACCATCGTCATGGTCACCCACGAGCCGGAGGTCGCCGCGTTTACCGACCGCGTCTTGGAGTTTCGCGACGGAAAACTGGTCGCCGACGGCACGCCCGAGGAGATCTTGTCATGAAA encodes:
- the hslV gene encoding ATP-dependent protease subunit HslV, which gives rise to MFDATTIICVRRGSSVVLAGDGQVTMGEKIIMKGSACKLRRLHSGNVLCGFAGSTADAMTLYEKLDAKLQSYNGNLTRAAVELAKDWRTDKMLRQLEALLIAADRETTLMISGAGDVIEPEEGVIAIGSGGTYALSAARALVRHTEMSAREIAEAAMQVAAEICVFTNTHLSVEELNSDKS
- a CDS encoding efflux RND transporter periplasmic adaptor subunit; translation: MQNDMPDAAQKAEELSRLIHKSKSGKKWRWIIGGIVLAAIAAAVFLKLTAEPEPRAWVTEPIKRGDLQLTATATGDLKPKRTVTIGAETSGQILSVEVKANDTVSKGQVLLRFDTEALDNKLLQANAALASARANVRGAQASLEAATLEHERTATLAEKDMASRSALDQRRAEKLRALATLEANRASVARAQAEVAAAKTQLSKATITSPIDGVVMTQNVEGGNTVASTLQTPELFVLAEDLSQMELHIEVDEADIGLVEPGQPATFNVDAWPGRAFEAEVSTVSLSPTVEQNVVTYTVELSVDNSERLLRPGMTATATITTGTNENVLLAPNAALRFSPPSEDGAEKSGGFSLSRRRPSPRAAKAAKSLWVLRDGEPTEVPVNIGPSDGRFTEVTPTEGAQLEDGAPIILREQKNKKGAPTPGSKKPSQASKTSDSEDPKKPTRPTKKTAEGDENGAQDRGPK
- a CDS encoding universal stress protein, which gives rise to MNGTSIVLATDLSDASVEAARWAQEASERLNLPVTVIYVVSISVANWATGAYDVLETPAIMEDSRAKVSDWYAEATGKAPAESRVLVGHIPVQIRQETEKIDAAMLVLATSAKTRWKQFFLGSTAQSLAHVPPCPVILVRPEEEMGSTTVKEIAVGIDFSSNSIDALAHSAAHARAAGAKIHLVHAGKSPKFMLGLEHLPEEVIQTDYQKWATEQMNDFIGAHADKLEGIEIETHILEDYPSHGLLEFTESNEVDMLVVGRTGHSSLISDTVGDVLLKVLQSVPTTTCIVPAEPAE
- a CDS encoding ABC transporter ATP-binding protein gives rise to the protein MTSPSVRDPSQAMLSLESIYKIYGSGNTQVNALDDVSLRVYPGEFIAIIGPSGSGKSTFMNMLGCLDVPTAGSYKFWGTDIGGLDADQLAMLRRHYIGFVFQSFNLLGRTRAVENVELPLIYKGVGRRKRRALAMRALAEVGLAERAAHTPAELSGGQQQRVAIARALVTEPSLLLADEPTGNLDTTTTVEIMELLRRLNREENRTIVMVTHEPEVAAFTDRVLEFRDGKLVADGTPEEILS
- the hslU gene encoding ATP-dependent protease ATPase subunit HslU, with amino-acid sequence MEFDREQDLTPREIVAELDRFIVGQRAAKRAVAVALRNRWRRQQVGDELRDEIMPKNIIMIGPTGVGKTEIARRLARLARAPFLKVEASKFTEVGYVGRDVESMVRDLLDLGINLVKAEAEAKVELRAREAAEDRILEQLKGRAAPRRPLDERDEDRKTFIAGVDGVMQSDEGPLDERELLRRRLRDGELDQEYVEVDVAETHNPMADMFSKQPGMEQMNLGGVLGNIFPERRKQKRVKVGEAMRLLINEESSRLIDMDHVISEALERTTQGGIIFLDELDKIAGRESSSGPDVSREGVQRDLLPIVEGSSVSTKHGIVKTDHILFIAAGAFHVSKPSDLIPELQGRFPIRVELTSLTQQDFRRILTEPQNSLTRQYTALLKPEGLEIGFDDEAIDTIAEMAFRVNNNLENIGARRLHTIMEQVFEELAFEAPDMEDMNVQITADYVREKLEGILENEDLSRYIL
- a CDS encoding RelA/SpoT family protein; this translates as MKHGHNMQLETRLNTIIKKIRRYLPDADIDMLRRAFRFASDMHEGQTRKSGEPYMSHPLEVMDLIAELRLDVSSLVAGLLHDTVEDSETTVEELTEMFGDDVAFLVDGVTKLSKFEFNTREEHQAENIRKMIIAMSRDLRVILLKLADRLHNMRTLKYMPAEKQERIAQETMDIYAPLAHRLGIHWLKTELQDLSFRYLYPESYYEIAEKVASKKRERENFIREVIHILDELFRENGIVAKIDGRPKNFWSIFLKMRQQQIEFEQVFDVLGFRTIIQDKAKCYEALGLVHNLWKPIPGRFKDYIAIPKPNGYQSLHTSVIGPYQERIEVQIRTEHMHKIAEEGIAAHWLYKEGKAVPDKDDQKFAWLHRLMEEHQDLEDPREFLEQVKIDLFHDEVFVFTPGGDVMEFPSGATCVDFAYAIHSEVGHHCAGAKVNGQMVPLRHELKNGDIVEVITNKNQKPNKDWLEFVKTGRAQTKIRKSVREEQRERSRELGRELLNRQLKKFGTNFAAVERNGTLEEVAEKSKFASIDEMLADIGYGKAQPEHVVEKLFPTEEVEEETPKKKDSKIGQIWEKITTRATPQSPGVTLNGIDDILVNYAKCCSPVPGDDIVGFVTRGRGLSVHQRSCPRMAHLEPERLIDVSWDSQAASEHSKARRPVKIRVYCTDKPGLLANMGQSFQAAGVNIKQAHCVTTDEKRAVNTFEVMVSNAEQLRRAMRNIEKLKGVYRVERA
- a CDS encoding tyrosine recombinase XerC, with the protein product MLAERIDEFLSYLQAERGASPETLRAYSSDLAQFAQYLEEAHGAEDPDIKALELRHLRGFVAGRFEENEASSIARKISALRSFWSFLAKKDYTHENLASLLTGPKVSTPLRNYLNVDEIFHLLDSHAPDNALGVRDMAAWELGYGCGLRASELVGLDIKDIDFEQKWVRTIGKGDKEREIPLGRKAARALKTYLSRRMELVSGETPPGALFLNYRGGRLSSRSLRRLFKDYLVRAGLDTSITPHGLRHSYATHLLDSGADLRAIQELLGHANLATTQRYTHVSVDRLMEVYDQAHPLAKRAGAEEQ
- a CDS encoding aspartate aminotransferase family protein, whose product is MTRTTQELLEAGDRHGSSTFSPARMILDHGEGVWIYDRDGNKYLDFVAGIAVTSLGYNHPRLTAALRDQVERLMHVSNLYYSAEQIELVDTLCARSFADRVFLCNSGTEAVESAIKLARRYQNVVVGKPEKYGIVSMLKSFHGRTMGALAATGQPKYHAGFEPMLPGFDYAEYNNLEDVASKVGPNTAAVLIEPIQGEGGVNPADAEFLRGLRKLCDDNGALLIFDEIQTGVGRTGKFFAHEAADVRPDIVTLAKGLGGGVPIGAMLSTEEIFQAFVKGSHGTTFGGNPLAARAALTVLEVLDEEELMANAAARGEQLREGLEALAERYDVIQSVRGRGLMMGAICGDAAPAIVGECLKQGLLINTAGGNTLRFVPPMIVSEDDVKEALKRLGKALEVFANS